In one window of Aceticella autotrophica DNA:
- a CDS encoding NUDIX hydrolase has protein sequence MLIRDCSGGVLFSGDEVFLLKNEKGEWTLPKGVIRNNELPVDAAIRRVTAETGIKSLYVLSTAGETSYEFYSVTRQRPVYNKITWFLMSTNDKNFKINSDEGFLDGGFFPIDKALDLITYSQDKSLVNVSYSKYKLLNEIMA, from the coding sequence ATGTTAATCAGGGATTGCTCTGGAGGAGTCTTATTCAGCGGAGATGAGGTTTTTCTCCTAAAAAATGAAAAGGGGGAATGGACATTACCTAAGGGAGTAATACGAAATAATGAGCTGCCTGTAGATGCTGCTATAAGAAGAGTAACTGCAGAAACCGGTATAAAGTCGCTTTATGTCTTATCAACGGCTGGAGAAACCAGCTATGAATTCTATTCAGTAACACGTCAACGACCAGTCTATAATAAAATCACATGGTTTCTTATGTCGACAAACGATAAAAACTTTAAAATAAATTCAGATGAAGGTTTTCTTGATGGAGGCTTTTTTCCAATTGATAAAGCCTTAGATTTAATTACTTATAGCCAAGATAAGTCTTTAGTAAACGTTTCTTATTCCAAATATAAATTATTGAATGAAATCATGGCTTGA
- a CDS encoding DUF3189 family protein produces the protein MHIIYHCYGGTHTSIVASYIHIGSLPMDRIPTKEEIENIPMFDKLNGQNDTGHIVLIGTDEYGNNIYTLGVKNGKNLVEPALKDLYYHLFKTNNGLMLIDTSSLTNWIMKIGGFTSITLKMPIIGRPLVVYGTKKIYKNIVQTVKNVKAQESAEYNAVKRE, from the coding sequence GTGCATATTATATACCATTGCTATGGAGGAACACATACTTCTATTGTTGCTTCATATATCCATATAGGAAGTCTCCCTATGGATAGAATCCCTACAAAGGAAGAAATAGAAAATATTCCTATGTTTGATAAATTAAATGGTCAAAATGATACAGGACACATTGTACTTATTGGTACCGATGAATACGGAAACAATATTTATACCCTGGGTGTTAAAAATGGAAAAAATCTTGTTGAACCTGCTTTAAAGGATTTATATTATCACCTTTTTAAGACAAATAACGGTCTTATGCTAATAGACACATCTTCTTTAACTAATTGGATAATGAAAATAGGCGGCTTTACTTCTATTACTTTGAAAATGCCTATTATCGGCAGACCCTTAGTCGTCTATGGAACAAAAAAAATATATAAAAATATTGTTCAAACTGTTAAAAACGTAAAAGCACAGGAAAGTGCAGAATACAATGCTGTTAAAAGAGAATAA
- a CDS encoding putative toxin-antitoxin system toxin component, PIN family: MIRAVIDTNVFVSILFGSPIMEELFENCAMHKFTWVISENIYFEYRKVVEYKKFHFCKEIKGKMFYFIDNLAEFVHVTSNITVSRDKDDDKFINCAIDGNCSYIISGDKDLLEIKEYKGIRILTVKEFLQIIK, from the coding sequence ATGATTAGAGCCGTAATTGATACAAATGTATTCGTATCAATATTGTTTGGTAGTCCAATTATGGAAGAACTTTTTGAAAACTGTGCTATGCACAAATTCACATGGGTAATATCTGAAAATATATATTTTGAGTATAGGAAAGTTGTGGAATATAAAAAATTTCATTTTTGCAAAGAAATCAAAGGAAAAATGTTTTATTTTATTGACAATCTTGCGGAATTTGTGCATGTAACGAGCAACATAACAGTATCTCGAGATAAAGATGATGATAAATTTATCAATTGTGCAATTGACGGTAATTGTAGCTATATAATATCTGGAGATAAAGATTTATTAGAAATAAAAGAATATAAAGGAATACGTATTTTAACAGTAAAAGAATTTTTGCAAATTATCAAATAA
- a CDS encoding DUF2281 domain-containing protein, producing MSNSINDRLDNIIYEKVKVMPKDEQKEVLDFVEYLIQKRLKIVKDTFKITKETKKILEGYGYSEENISDLVKEIRNTND from the coding sequence ATGTCAAACTCAATCAATGACAGATTAGATAATATAATATACGAAAAAGTAAAAGTAATGCCTAAAGATGAGCAAAAGGAAGTTTTGGATTTTGTTGAGTATCTAATACAGAAAAGATTAAAAATTGTTAAAGATACGTTTAAAATAACAAAGGAAACTAAAAAGATATTAGAAGGATACGGCTATTCAGAAGAAAATATTTCTGATTTGGTAAAGGAAATAAGGAATACGAATGATTAG
- a CDS encoding PepSY domain-containing protein codes for MNKKIVTYAVAGAMALGIVGGVSAYQGIANAQTGTPATAVQTTANDNTENPGYTASIKVSNPQDNAMDNVNETKDNETQESTKLSTLAKITPEQAKAEALKVAQGTVTKVELDNENGNLVYSVDIKTNTGSTDVKVDAGNGKVLYQDKGSDNEKGKEKAGETEKTNAPDKDNIQSEQNVQSAQ; via the coding sequence ATGAACAAAAAAATAGTAACATACGCAGTTGCAGGAGCAATGGCACTGGGAATTGTAGGAGGAGTATCAGCATATCAGGGTATTGCAAATGCACAGACAGGAACACCAGCAACAGCAGTACAGACGACAGCAAATGATAATACGGAGAATCCGGGGTATACTGCATCGATTAAGGTTTCAAATCCACAAGACAATGCAATGGACAATGTAAATGAAACAAAAGACAATGAAACACAGGAAAGCACAAAATTATCAACACTTGCAAAAATCACACCTGAACAAGCAAAAGCTGAGGCATTAAAAGTTGCACAAGGCACCGTTACAAAGGTTGAACTCGACAATGAAAATGGCAATCTTGTTTATAGTGTGGATATAAAAACAAATACAGGTTCAACTGATGTAAAAGTTGATGCAGGAAATGGTAAGGTTTTATATCAAGACAAAGGAAGCGACAATGAAAAAGGAAAAGAAAAAGCCGGTGAAACAGAAAAAACAAATGCTCCTGACAAAGACAATATTCAATCAGAACAAAATGTTCAATCAGCACAATAA
- the hflX gene encoding GTPase HflX gives MDQTIKNTIEKAVLVGLVFDEGDDESIEELKELAKTAGAEVLGVITQKRHSIDKTYYIGKGKLEELKQYIDNMKANLVIFNDDLSGSQLKNIEDVLDIKVIDRTTLILDIFAKRAKSKEGKLQVELAQLKYRLPRLIGIGDKLSRLGGGIGTRGPGETKLETDRRHIRDRIKMIENKLNEIKKHRNLQRERRKKNKIPVIVIVGYTNAGKSTLINNLTNSNVYVEDKLFATLDPTARKLVLPSRREAVIIDTVGFIRKLPHDLVEAFKSTLEESKYADVLIHVIDASSKDMMEKIKVVEKVLRDLDVIQKPTINVYNKADLLEYVPNNKENNIYISAKNKWGFEDLLIAIDKAAYGDVEIIDFCIPYKNNTDYNFLKQNSKIIREEFTDEGINVKAEVQKDTKEKLKKFILF, from the coding sequence ATGGATCAAACTATTAAAAATACAATAGAAAAAGCTGTTCTTGTAGGTTTAGTATTTGATGAAGGTGATGATGAAAGTATTGAAGAGTTGAAAGAACTTGCCAAGACGGCAGGTGCTGAGGTACTGGGTGTAATAACACAAAAAAGGCATAGTATTGACAAGACGTACTATATAGGTAAGGGGAAACTGGAAGAATTAAAGCAATATATTGATAATATGAAGGCTAACCTTGTTATATTCAATGATGACCTTTCGGGAAGTCAGTTGAAAAATATCGAGGATGTGCTTGATATTAAGGTTATAGATAGGACTACATTGATACTTGATATTTTTGCTAAAAGAGCTAAATCAAAAGAAGGAAAATTACAGGTAGAACTTGCACAATTAAAATATCGGCTCCCACGTCTTATCGGCATAGGTGATAAGCTGTCAAGGCTTGGAGGCGGTATAGGGACAAGAGGTCCTGGTGAAACAAAGCTTGAAACGGATAGACGACACATAAGAGATAGAATTAAAATGATTGAAAATAAGCTTAATGAGATAAAAAAGCATAGGAATTTACAAAGAGAGAGGCGTAAAAAAAACAAAATACCTGTCATTGTTATAGTTGGATATACAAACGCCGGCAAATCAACACTTATAAATAATTTAACAAATTCAAATGTGTATGTTGAGGATAAACTTTTTGCAACACTTGACCCCACAGCACGAAAGCTTGTACTTCCATCAAGGCGAGAAGCTGTTATCATTGACACAGTCGGTTTTATTAGAAAATTGCCCCATGACCTTGTTGAGGCATTTAAATCAACACTGGAGGAGTCAAAATATGCCGATGTTCTGATTCATGTTATCGATGCTTCTTCTAAGGATATGATGGAAAAAATAAAGGTTGTTGAAAAGGTATTACGAGACCTTGATGTAATACAAAAACCCACAATAAATGTGTATAATAAAGCAGATTTATTAGAATATGTACCTAATAACAAGGAGAACAATATATATATTTCTGCAAAAAACAAGTGGGGTTTTGAGGATTTATTAATTGCAATCGATAAAGCAGCTTATGGGGATGTAGAAATTATAGATTTCTGTATTCCTTATAAAAATAACACTGATTATAATTTTTTAAAGCAAAACTCAAAAATAATTCGAGAGGAATTTACAGATGAGGGAATCAATGTAAAGGCAGAGGTGCAGAAGGATACAAAAGAGAAATTAAAAAAATTTATTCTCTTTTAA